In the uncultured Methanobacterium sp. genome, one interval contains:
- a CDS encoding ACT domain-containing protein: MKIEQLSIFLENKKGRMRNALDVLADAGFNIRALSIADTSDFGILRLIVPEPYKAKEILEENNFVVKMGYVIAVQMSDQPGGLGTILGILDDSNINLDYLYAFVDEKEERAIVLLHPEDIDAGIEVLKKGGAIVIPPEDVYNW; this comes from the coding sequence GTGAAAATAGAACAGTTATCAATATTCCTGGAAAATAAGAAAGGTAGAATGAGGAATGCGCTGGATGTTCTGGCCGATGCAGGGTTCAATATCAGGGCACTGTCCATTGCTGACACCTCAGACTTCGGTATTTTAAGATTGATTGTACCTGAACCTTATAAGGCCAAAGAAATCCTGGAGGAAAACAACTTCGTAGTTAAGATGGGCTACGTTATTGCCGTGCAGATGTCAGACCAGCCAGGAGGACTGGGCACCATCCTGGGAATACTGGACGACTCAAACATAAACCTGGATTATCTTTACGCCTTTGTGGATGAAAAAGAAGAAAGAGCCATTGTCCTGCTCCATCCAGAGGATATTGATGCAGGGATAGAAGTCCTTAAAAAGGGTGGGGCAATCGTGATCCCCCCAGAAGATGTTTACAACTGGTAA
- a CDS encoding phenylacetate--CoA ligase — protein MIWNEKVECISRDEMKKLQLKQLKDVAKRAYENVPYYKKRFDEAGIKPEDIETLEDIQKLPLTTKDDLRAAYPFGMFAVPRREIVEVHTSSGTTGKPTVSGYTREDLDTWSEIMARGLTMFGVDDDDLIQNTHGYGLFTGGFGVHYGAQKIGATVIPISTGQTRRQIEIMKDFGTTVLIVTPSYGLYLAEVAEEEGLKSEDMKLKSIGFGAEMWTEEMRQEIQKRFNAPAYNIYGLTEIMGPGIALECPQQDGLHVMEDHFYPEIIDSETQEVLEEGEKGELVLTNLTRQGMPIIRFRTKDVTSLRRETCSCGRTMIKMDRITGRTDDMLKIRGVAVFPSQIEKALLKMDGIEPHYQIIVTRPQHLDEMEVQVETSPELFSDEVKELVGIKKKIENFIHNEIGLRVTVTLVEPRTLPRSEGKAVRVIDKRGLNK, from the coding sequence ATGATCTGGAATGAAAAAGTAGAGTGCATATCTAGAGATGAAATGAAGAAACTGCAGCTTAAACAATTAAAGGATGTTGCAAAACGGGCCTACGAGAATGTTCCCTATTATAAAAAACGTTTTGATGAGGCAGGTATTAAACCAGAGGACATTGAAACCCTGGAAGACATCCAAAAATTACCTTTAACCACTAAAGACGATCTTCGTGCTGCCTATCCCTTTGGAATGTTTGCAGTTCCAAGACGGGAGATTGTGGAAGTTCACACATCATCAGGAACCACTGGAAAACCCACTGTTTCGGGTTATACCCGGGAAGATCTGGATACTTGGAGCGAAATAATGGCCAGGGGTTTAACCATGTTCGGAGTTGATGATGATGATCTTATCCAGAACACCCATGGTTACGGTCTTTTTACCGGTGGTTTTGGGGTGCACTACGGTGCCCAGAAGATAGGGGCCACAGTTATACCCATTTCAACCGGACAAACCCGTAGACAGATCGAGATAATGAAGGACTTTGGAACTACGGTTCTAATAGTCACTCCTTCCTACGGACTTTACCTGGCAGAGGTAGCCGAAGAAGAAGGACTTAAAAGTGAGGATATGAAATTAAAATCCATTGGTTTTGGAGCAGAGATGTGGACTGAAGAGATGCGCCAGGAGATCCAAAAACGCTTCAATGCACCAGCATATAATATTTACGGTCTCACAGAGATAATGGGGCCAGGAATAGCTCTAGAATGCCCCCAACAGGATGGCCTGCATGTTATGGAGGATCATTTTTACCCGGAGATCATTGATTCCGAAACCCAGGAAGTACTGGAAGAAGGCGAGAAGGGAGAACTGGTCCTGACCAACCTGACCAGGCAGGGAATGCCCATTATTCGTTTTAGAACCAAGGATGTTACCAGTCTCAGAAGAGAAACCTGTTCCTGTGGCAGGACCATGATTAAAATGGACCGTATAACCGGAAGAACCGATGACATGCTCAAGATCCGTGGAGTGGCAGTTTTCCCATCCCAGATCGAAAAAGCTTTACTGAAGATGGATGGTATTGAACCCCATTATCAGATCATTGTCACCCGACCCCAGCACCTGGATGAAATGGAAGTACAGGTGGAAACATCACCGGAACTTTTCTCTGATGAGGTGAAGGAGTTAGTGGGGATAAAGAAGAAAATAGAAAACTTCATCCACAATGAGATTGGTTTGAGAGTTACTGTAACCCTGGTAGAACCAAGAACACTACCTCGAAGTGAAGGAAAAGCAGTCAGGGTTATTGATAAACGTGGATTAAATAAATGA
- a CDS encoding PsbP-related protein, whose amino-acid sequence MSEDGPPRLRKPGNNTKKKDSTSKLGKASADIKEKIGSLKLKNGENSFSSKVNSLKSQKNSDDKQGNDGPTRLRVPRTESEEKLNSNNLKKTIPKILRKRSILSIIGIIILIILVVTTAMWFMGDHKAITNQSSNNTTQTLKNHFDNGNISFDYPEGWNITNVTNQSSMVVTVTHDENNSFSVFKEDLGTQNFTYRVSEWRSNILKNGMIYYEGDLTIDNITAYELEANYKPKDKVFTTRGIAFQKNNTAYFVIFVFDQALLDYKNEMDKVINSFHVNG is encoded by the coding sequence TTGAGCGAAGATGGTCCTCCTCGATTAAGAAAACCAGGAAACAATACCAAGAAAAAGGATTCAACATCCAAATTGGGAAAAGCCAGTGCAGATATTAAAGAAAAAATTGGCTCTTTAAAACTGAAAAATGGAGAAAATTCCTTTTCCAGTAAGGTTAATTCCCTTAAATCCCAAAAAAATAGTGATGATAAACAGGGAAATGATGGCCCTACCCGGCTCAGAGTACCACGCACTGAATCAGAGGAAAAACTCAATTCTAATAATTTGAAAAAAACCATCCCTAAAATACTGAGGAAAAGATCTATTTTAAGCATTATTGGCATTATTATTTTAATTATCCTAGTGGTTACCACTGCAATGTGGTTTATGGGTGATCATAAAGCCATCACTAACCAGAGCAGTAATAACACCACCCAGACTCTTAAAAACCATTTTGACAATGGTAACATTTCATTTGATTATCCTGAAGGTTGGAATATTACTAATGTTACAAACCAATCTTCTATGGTGGTTACAGTTACTCATGATGAGAATAACAGTTTTTCTGTATTTAAAGAAGACTTGGGAACACAAAATTTCACATACCGGGTTTCTGAGTGGCGTTCAAACATTTTAAAAAATGGCATGATCTACTATGAAGGTGACCTTACCATTGACAACATCACTGCCTATGAACTGGAAGCCAATTACAAGCCCAAAGATAAGGTTTTCACCACCAGAGGTATAGCTTTCCAGAAAAACAATACCGCCTATTTTGTGATCTTTGTCTTTGACCAAGCCCTCCTCGACTATAAAAACGAAATGGATAAAGTTATAAACAGTTTCCACGTGAACGGGTAA
- a CDS encoding sodium:solute symporter family protein yields the protein MDLMILSIVVLIFLLINGYVGYVAWRRTKSADDYLVAGRETHPFIMALSYGATFISTAAIVGFGGVAANYGMGILWLVFLNIIVGIFIAFVFFGKRTRKMGHNLGALTFPEFLSRRFDSRFIQYFSGAVIFIGMPLYASVVLVGMARFVETTLGVDYNIALVVMAVIVAVYVIFGGIKGVMYTDALQGSIMFFGMIFLLIAIYWILGGVTDANQALTNLVNVVPQKATAAATATGFTGWTSMPSLGSPFWWTLVSSLILGVGIGVLSQPQLVVRFMTVKSNKELNRGVLIGGVFIFVMTFGAYVVGALSNVYFFQTTGQTAVQAAGGNLDKVIPAFIAAAMPLWFAYLFMVALLSAAMSTLSAQFHVQGTALGRDIYETLVRKTGGSSVRMARIGIVIAVVIAVILGFILPASIVALGTALWFGITAAAFLAIYVAALYWRRATKEGAIAGLVCGAVTSLIWLLFGFKKTAEPLGMSNALMGQSTIITSLPWPTVDPMIVALPVAIIVTIVVSLLTKPPEKEFLDKCFEGVDQSRGK from the coding sequence GTGGATTTAATGATATTAAGTATTGTTGTTTTGATATTTCTCCTGATAAACGGGTATGTTGGTTATGTTGCCTGGCGTAGAACTAAGAGTGCGGATGATTATCTTGTTGCAGGGAGGGAAACACATCCCTTCATCATGGCCCTGAGTTATGGGGCCACATTCATCAGTACCGCAGCTATTGTGGGATTTGGAGGGGTTGCTGCCAATTATGGTATGGGTATCCTTTGGCTGGTGTTTTTAAACATCATCGTTGGGATATTCATTGCTTTTGTGTTCTTTGGAAAACGAACCCGAAAAATGGGTCATAATCTAGGTGCTTTAACCTTCCCCGAGTTTTTATCAAGGCGTTTTGACAGTAGATTTATCCAGTACTTTTCGGGTGCTGTTATTTTTATTGGAATGCCATTATACGCGTCGGTTGTACTTGTGGGAATGGCCCGGTTTGTGGAAACAACTTTGGGTGTGGATTACAATATAGCTTTAGTTGTAATGGCGGTCATAGTAGCGGTATACGTTATTTTCGGTGGGATCAAGGGTGTGATGTACACCGATGCCCTGCAAGGTAGTATAATGTTTTTTGGAATGATATTCCTTCTCATAGCAATTTACTGGATCCTGGGTGGAGTAACTGATGCCAATCAGGCACTCACCAATCTGGTGAATGTTGTTCCCCAGAAGGCAACTGCAGCAGCTACCGCAACCGGGTTCACTGGCTGGACATCCATGCCATCTCTTGGAAGCCCATTCTGGTGGACCTTAGTCTCAAGTTTGATCCTGGGAGTGGGTATAGGAGTTCTATCCCAGCCCCAGTTAGTGGTGCGGTTCATGACTGTTAAATCAAATAAGGAGTTAAACCGGGGAGTTCTGATCGGGGGAGTATTCATATTTGTAATGACCTTCGGGGCCTACGTGGTAGGAGCACTTTCCAATGTCTACTTCTTCCAGACAACTGGACAGACTGCGGTTCAAGCAGCAGGAGGTAATCTGGATAAGGTTATACCTGCATTCATAGCTGCGGCCATGCCTCTATGGTTTGCATATCTATTTATGGTTGCACTCCTATCTGCTGCCATGTCCACTCTTTCTGCACAGTTCCATGTCCAGGGAACTGCCCTGGGAAGGGACATATATGAGACTTTGGTACGTAAAACTGGAGGATCATCAGTAAGAATGGCCAGGATAGGGATAGTAATTGCAGTTGTCATTGCAGTAATTCTTGGATTCATACTACCTGCCAGTATAGTAGCCCTGGGAACTGCCCTGTGGTTCGGTATCACTGCTGCAGCATTCCTGGCAATTTATGTGGCAGCACTGTACTGGAGGCGAGCCACCAAAGAAGGTGCAATTGCAGGACTAGTTTGTGGTGCGGTAACCAGTTTGATATGGTTGTTGTTCGGCTTTAAAAAAACAGCAGAACCATTGGGAATGTCCAATGCTTTAATGGGACAGTCAACTATTATTACCTCTTTACCCTGGCCAACTGTGGATCCCATGATCGTGGCCCTTCCAGTGGCAATTATTGTTACTATTGTGGTCAGTCTGCTTACCAAACCCCCTGAAAAGGAGTTCCTGGATAAGTGCTTTGAGGGAGTGGACCAGTCCCGGGGAAAATAA
- a CDS encoding MBL fold metallo-hydrolase — MKLGNYQYEKTSQLSWVEVFQNPCPISVHTFQTGSVIINLKGTLNPDHPRARDVEEQEMEVPILAHWVHHQEKGDFLLDVGLDSSYFNDPCGGLEGTAVDEYLQEENEDIAYHLEKRGINLEIVFLSHLHSDHAAGVRELPKNIPYVTGKGEYNEYQPEVHGDFLEGLDELFEIDYSKAQNMPFLGPSVDLLGDGSLWAIHTPGHTPGHSSFLVNGMEGPILMAMDAAFIRENLKLGVAPSDYTWNKEVAQETLEKILTFLRLYPQVRVGAGHEI, encoded by the coding sequence ATGAAACTTGGAAATTATCAGTATGAAAAAACCAGTCAACTAAGTTGGGTAGAAGTATTCCAAAATCCGTGTCCTATCAGTGTTCACACTTTCCAGACCGGATCCGTGATTATCAACCTGAAAGGCACTTTAAATCCAGACCACCCCCGTGCTAGGGATGTTGAAGAACAGGAAATGGAGGTTCCCATACTGGCTCACTGGGTACACCACCAGGAAAAGGGTGACTTCTTACTGGATGTGGGGCTTGATTCGTCCTACTTTAACGATCCCTGTGGAGGATTAGAGGGAACTGCTGTTGATGAATACTTGCAGGAAGAAAATGAGGATATTGCCTACCATCTTGAAAAAAGAGGGATTAACCTTGAAATAGTGTTTTTAAGCCATTTACATTCTGACCATGCAGCAGGGGTGAGAGAACTTCCTAAAAATATTCCCTATGTAACTGGTAAGGGTGAGTATAATGAGTACCAGCCAGAAGTCCATGGTGACTTTTTAGAAGGTTTAGACGAGTTATTTGAAATTGATTATTCTAAGGCACAGAATATGCCCTTTTTAGGACCCAGTGTGGATCTTTTGGGTGATGGATCACTATGGGCAATCCATACTCCTGGACACACCCCTGGACACAGTTCTTTCCTTGTAAATGGGATGGAGGGCCCTATTCTCATGGCAATGGATGCTGCATTTATCCGTGAGAATCTCAAACTTGGTGTTGCTCCCAGTGACTACACCTGGAATAAGGAGGTGGCTCAGGAAACCCTGGAGAAGATTTTAACGTTTTTAAGATTGTATCCTCAGGTTAGGGTGGGTGCTGGCCATGAAATATAA
- a CDS encoding ATP-binding cassette domain-containing protein encodes MSDHENKNEYAIQTFGLTKSFGNRKAVDKINLVVKKGDIFSLLGPNGAGKTTTIKMLTGVLKPTVGTAKIMDYDITRDLSEVKGIIDISPQETAIAGHLTAWENLILMGGINGLKKEDTEKRAKKLIKLMGLTERANEQVQKFSGGMQRRLSIAMALISDPPVLFLDEPTLGLDPQARRVIWEQIEQLKGKKTIILTTHYLEEADALADRVAIISQGNIIAEGTPQELKKNIYGLQTMIIKGQNLSSLDIDGLKEVYPHITKIDGGIKIEAQELIFDEIVDYLRSRGVKINWLSMKEPSLDDVFLTLTGEEVN; translated from the coding sequence ATGAGTGATCATGAAAACAAGAATGAATATGCAATACAAACCTTTGGTCTAACTAAAAGCTTTGGAAATCGCAAAGCAGTAGATAAAATCAATCTCGTAGTGAAAAAAGGAGATATTTTTTCTCTTCTTGGACCAAATGGCGCAGGTAAAACCACTACAATAAAAATGCTTACTGGTGTTCTCAAACCGACAGTTGGAACAGCAAAAATTATGGATTATGATATAACGAGAGATCTGTCAGAAGTTAAAGGAATAATCGATATTTCACCCCAGGAAACTGCTATTGCAGGTCATTTAACTGCTTGGGAAAATCTTATATTAATGGGTGGAATAAATGGCTTGAAAAAGGAAGATACGGAAAAAAGGGCTAAAAAATTAATAAAATTAATGGGACTTACTGAAAGGGCGAATGAACAGGTGCAGAAATTTTCAGGGGGAATGCAACGTAGATTAAGCATAGCAATGGCTTTGATTTCTGATCCTCCAGTACTTTTTCTTGATGAACCCACTTTGGGTTTAGATCCTCAGGCTCGAAGGGTTATCTGGGAGCAGATCGAGCAGTTGAAGGGGAAAAAAACAATCATATTAACCACACATTATCTTGAAGAAGCAGATGCTCTTGCTGACAGGGTTGCAATAATTAGCCAAGGCAACATTATTGCAGAGGGAACGCCGCAAGAACTTAAGAAAAACATATATGGGCTACAGACCATGATAATTAAGGGACAAAACCTTTCCTCTTTGGATATCGATGGATTAAAAGAGGTATATCCTCATATTACAAAAATAGATGGTGGAATCAAGATAGAAGCACAGGAATTAATTTTTGATGAGATAGTTGATTATTTACGTTCTAGAGGAGTGAAAATTAACTGGCTTTCCATGAAAGAACCTTCTTTAGATGATGTTTTCCTTACTCTTACCGGAGAGGAGGTGAACTAA
- a CDS encoding ABC transporter permease, whose amino-acid sequence MGSFYGVTINSTILLTLIILFTMAVGCISLGMILGSLFTEKQAPGVSSIVIVIISILGGCWMDLKAIGGVFETIGYSLPFAHAIDAARAVLNGSSASGIVTDFYWVLGYTLVFFVAGIFCFRWRTKG is encoded by the coding sequence GTGGGGAGCTTTTATGGAGTTACAATTAATTCAACCATTTTATTAACTCTGATAATTCTTTTTACCATGGCAGTTGGATGTATTAGTTTGGGAATGATATTGGGATCTCTTTTCACGGAAAAACAGGCTCCAGGGGTGAGTTCAATAGTCATAGTTATAATATCCATATTAGGTGGATGTTGGATGGATTTAAAGGCAATTGGTGGTGTATTTGAAACAATTGGATATTCACTTCCTTTTGCACATGCTATTGATGCTGCAAGGGCTGTTTTGAATGGATCTAGCGCGAGTGGTATTGTTACAGATTTCTATTGGGTTCTTGGTTATACTCTGGTATTTTTCGTTGCAGGTATTTTCTGTTTCAGGTGGAGAACAAAGGGATAA
- a CDS encoding TetR/AcrR family transcriptional regulator has product MRVTKDPEIRRKELMDAAEELFLENGYEETAVSHIVKKAGVAQGTFYYYFKSKEAILDAITDKYLDILIENMENIADQENLNSIEKLMAIFEFTSSFTGDRKGIMDFIEGGRCAHLQIKFNERMSSGTIESTALVIQQGIDEGVFNTEYLEEAARAYIGVTALILQGVSDLDPKSPEFMRRLMALFYFMERILGAEKGIIANAFMEMATNK; this is encoded by the coding sequence ATGAGAGTGACAAAGGATCCTGAAATAAGGCGCAAAGAGTTAATGGATGCAGCAGAGGAATTATTCCTTGAAAATGGGTACGAAGAGACTGCAGTATCTCATATAGTTAAAAAAGCAGGCGTAGCGCAAGGTACGTTCTATTATTATTTCAAATCCAAAGAAGCAATACTGGATGCAATCACTGATAAATACCTTGATATTCTTATTGAAAACATGGAAAATATTGCCGATCAGGAGAATTTAAATAGTATAGAGAAATTAATGGCAATATTTGAATTTACTTCATCATTTACAGGAGATCGTAAGGGAATAATGGACTTTATTGAGGGAGGAAGGTGCGCTCACTTACAAATTAAGTTCAATGAAAGGATGTCTTCTGGGACTATTGAATCCACTGCACTTGTAATTCAACAGGGTATTGATGAAGGTGTTTTTAATACTGAATACCTTGAAGAAGCTGCTCGAGCGTATATAGGAGTAACAGCTTTAATTCTCCAGGGAGTAAGTGATCTTGATCCTAAATCACCTGAATTTATGAGAAGATTAATGGCACTGTTCTATTTTATGGAGCGAATTTTGGGTGCAGAAAAAGGCATTATCGCCAATGCTTTCATGGAAATGGCCACCAATAAATGA
- a CDS encoding epoxyqueuosine reductase, with product MNSQEIKIIAGKLGADLCGITHVDRFKNAPPGFNPTDIYSKCKSVIVFAKRFPSGSLSAENSIPYTLVRDVIIQEVDRLCIEFFQILEDLGIEAVPIPSSDPSEYWEAENQYARGILSLRHAGYLAGLGLLGKNTLLINEKYGNMIQMGAVLVDIELESDPIADYKVCSEGCRLCLDSCPQQALNGETVNQKLCRPLSNFITERGFNIVKCHVCRTVCPHVLGNSKK from the coding sequence ATGAATTCACAAGAAATTAAAATTATCGCAGGAAAACTTGGAGCAGATCTCTGTGGAATTACCCACGTAGATAGGTTTAAAAACGCACCACCTGGTTTTAATCCCACAGATATATATTCTAAGTGTAAATCAGTTATAGTTTTTGCAAAACGATTCCCTTCTGGATCTTTATCTGCCGAAAACTCCATTCCGTATACCCTTGTTCGTGATGTAATTATTCAGGAAGTTGATAGATTATGCATTGAATTTTTCCAGATTTTAGAAGATTTAGGAATCGAAGCCGTACCCATACCATCCAGTGATCCTTCAGAATATTGGGAAGCTGAAAATCAGTATGCTAGAGGTATCTTATCATTAAGACATGCTGGTTATTTAGCAGGATTGGGTCTTCTGGGAAAAAACACCCTTTTAATAAATGAAAAATATGGTAATATGATTCAGATGGGTGCAGTTTTAGTTGATATAGAGCTTGAAAGCGATCCTATAGCAGATTATAAAGTTTGCTCAGAAGGATGTAGATTGTGCTTAGATTCATGCCCTCAACAAGCATTAAACGGTGAAACTGTTAATCAAAAACTGTGCAGACCTCTATCAAACTTCATAACAGAGAGAGGATTTAATATAGTGAAATGTCACGTATGTAGGACTGTATGTCCCCATGTTTTGGGTAATTCTAAAAAATGA
- a CDS encoding DUF5518 domain-containing protein, with product MVIAKCKECGKEYQLSSRDNLGEFQCECGGELEYKENLEVKKEDSIKMKGIHWKTLIFGIVVTAFLGFLLGLIGIIIATLCVGYSVDKNYKNGAIHGGLTGIIGGSIVLIIGNILNIITLSNHSISEYMFPTITGTLISIIIFGLIGAICGAIGALLKQKRN from the coding sequence TTGGTAATTGCAAAATGCAAAGAATGTGGAAAAGAATATCAGTTAAGTTCCAGGGATAATCTTGGAGAGTTTCAGTGTGAATGTGGTGGAGAATTAGAATATAAAGAGAATCTCGAAGTTAAAAAAGAGGATTCAATAAAAATGAAAGGGATACACTGGAAAACTTTAATATTCGGAATTGTGGTAACAGCATTTCTTGGTTTTTTATTGGGTTTAATTGGAATCATAATAGCAACACTATGTGTTGGTTACTCAGTTGACAAAAATTACAAGAATGGTGCAATTCATGGGGGATTAACAGGAATCATTGGTGGAAGCATAGTACTCATTATAGGCAATATCCTAAATATAATTACCTTATCAAACCATAGCATTTCAGAATACATGTTTCCCACAATAACCGGAACTTTAATCAGTATTATTATATTTGGGCTTATCGGTGCCATTTGTGGAGCTATTGGAGCATTATTAAAACAAAAAAGAAATTAA
- a CDS encoding PadR family transcriptional regulator yields the protein MDTKKIQKKYLPLTEAAYYVLISLNKPRHGYGIMQHVNEITSGRIKIGAGTMYGNLSRMEKEGLINSVAEEERKKIYEISEKGKIILELELVRLEELLNHGKNEMGSLK from the coding sequence ATGGATACTAAAAAAATACAAAAAAAATATTTACCATTAACGGAAGCGGCTTATTATGTTTTAATTTCTCTAAATAAGCCAAGACATGGCTATGGTATCATGCAACATGTAAATGAGATCACCAGTGGTCGTATTAAGATAGGAGCAGGGACCATGTATGGAAATCTATCCCGGATGGAAAAGGAAGGGTTAATAAATTCAGTTGCCGAAGAGGAACGTAAAAAAATCTATGAAATCAGTGAAAAAGGTAAAATTATACTAGAATTAGAGCTTGTACGTCTAGAAGAACTTCTTAATCATGGTAAAAATGAAATGGGGAGTTTAAAATGA
- a CDS encoding DUF2812 domain-containing protein has product MKEVKTVWRMWGGWEIEKIENWMEEMEKNGWSLFKFDFTMMRFQFKKEESRKTRYCFDYQSNVGEDYFEIFKEDNWELVDETISPWYVWRKSYEDKKPGIYTDTRSLIERNNRQIRNIGFGVIISLILLSSVLITGFDNTKLISAILIVILVFFGYLISQLYQYNKKLKNNAIKC; this is encoded by the coding sequence ATGAAAGAAGTTAAAACTGTATGGCGAATGTGGGGTGGATGGGAAATAGAAAAAATAGAAAATTGGATGGAAGAAATGGAAAAAAATGGGTGGTCACTTTTTAAATTCGATTTTACTATGATGAGGTTTCAATTTAAAAAAGAAGAAAGCAGAAAAACGAGGTACTGTTTTGATTATCAGAGTAATGTGGGTGAAGATTATTTCGAAATTTTCAAGGAAGATAATTGGGAATTAGTGGATGAAACAATCAGTCCATGGTATGTATGGCGTAAATCCTACGAAGATAAGAAACCCGGTATTTACACCGATACAAGATCGTTAATTGAAAGAAACAATCGACAAATCAGAAATATTGGTTTTGGGGTGATTATTAGCTTAATTTTATTATCTTCTGTGTTAATAACCGGTTTTGATAACACAAAACTAATTTCGGCAATTTTAATAGTTATTCTTGTCTTTTTTGGATATTTAATATCTCAACTTTATCAATATAATAAAAAACTCAAAAATAATGCAATTAAATGTTAA